One window from the genome of Diospyros lotus cultivar Yz01 chromosome 11, ASM1463336v1, whole genome shotgun sequence encodes:
- the LOC127813599 gene encoding acyl-CoA-binding protein has protein sequence MGLKEDFEEHAEKAKTLPENTTNENKLILYGLFKQATVGPVNTSRPGIFNMRDRAKWDAWKAVEGKSKEEAMGDYITKVKQLLEEAAASA, from the exons ATGGGTTTGAAG GAGGATTTTGAGGAGCATGCCGAGAAAGCTAAGACCTTACCGGAGAATACTACCAATGAAAACAAGCTTATTCTGTATGGACTTTTCAAGCAAGCCACAGTTGGACCAGTGAACACTA GTCGCCCAGGTATCTTCAACATGAGGGATAGAGCAAAGTGGGATGCATGGAAGGCTGTTGAAG GAAAATCAAAAGAGGAAGCAATGGGTGACTATATTACCAAAGTGAAACAGTTGCTGGAAGAAGCTGCTGCTTCAGCTTGA
- the LOC127813598 gene encoding uncharacterized protein LOC127813598 isoform X1, translating into MAAQAHDRDPQPPVAVDFSNDEPNHEKLLCSYLGLTFGVFLGLTLQSRNGELYLKLVETEEQLRELLSRRKEDSKANARVVEIFATHRHAWHREEKRLLHQIDAGADEITRLRARVEELEKTELELSRCVDELRREVGERDEMLNFMARPSEFEDCPDGGGGGGYGGECCSEAAVGLDPVPEECLLEREGHNMEEMGVLYRSGNGFSPEFLSSASKFWAQKTGVWQDPQYESLESLHHLKHFSVRRESPWKVDGEATGVSSKLKLLEQELLNLERIDKSNLSKVPSQMRKQAKRYQALAGKIDDLCRRMQASDPSEPTLSSEFRTQRQTEFLLEAFRLQQRASETAQKLMALQTETGKSYLGGGLEAQAQLTTRRCMDSIKNNFREIQRNLEIWLARIIGDLEGILARDGASRVGEYYLSGYPFVQ; encoded by the exons ATGGCGGCACAAGCACACGACCGCGACCCACAACCACCCGTCGCCGTCGATTTCTCCAACGACGAACCAAACCACGAAAAGCTACTCTGTTCGTATCTGGGTCTCACGTTCGGGGTCTTCCTCGGCTTGACGCTCCAGTCTCGGAACGGCGAGCTGTATCTGAAGCTGGTGGAGACGGAGGAGCAGCTCCGGGAGCTCCTCTCGCGGCGGAAGGAGGACTCCAAGGCCAACGCCCGGGTCGTGGAGATCTTCGCCACCCACCGCCACGCCTGGCACCGCGAGGAGAAGCGCCTGCTCCACCAGATCGACGCCGGCGCCGACGAGATCACGCGCCTCCGCGCCAGGGTGGAGGAGCTCGAGAAGACCGAGCTGGAACTGAGCCGATGCGTCGACGAGTTGAGGAGGGAAGTGGGGGAAAGGGATGAGATGCTGAATTTCATGGCCCGGCCGTCGGAGTTCGAGGACTGTCCtgacggcggcggcggcgggggGTACGGTGGGGAGTGCTGCTCTGAAGCGGCGGTGGGGTTGGATCCGGTGCCGGAGGAGTGTTTATTGGAGAGAGAAGGACACAATATGGAGGAAATGGGTGTTCTATACAGGTCGGGCAATGGGTTTAGCCCCGAGTTCTTGAGTTCTGCTTCCAAGTTCTGGGCCCAAAAAACGGGTGTCTGGCAG GATCCACAGTATGAGTCCCTCGAGTCATTACATCACTTAAAGCATTTTTCAGTGAG AAGGGAGTCCCCATGGAAGGTAGATGGCGAGGCCACTGGTGTCTCCTCTAAATTAAAGTTACTTGAGCAGGAACTGCTGAATTTGGAAAGAATTGACAAAAGTAATCTTTCAAAGGTACCTTCACAGATGAGAAAGCAAGCTAAGAGATATCAAGCTCTTGCAGGAAAGATTGATGATCTATGCAGAAGAATG CAGGCCAGCGATCCCTCTGAACCGACACTGAGCTCGGAGTTTCGAACACAAAGACAAACAGAGTTCTTGCTCGAAGCATTTCGTCTCCAGCAGCGCGCGTCTGAAACCGCACAGAAGCTGATGGCGCTGCAAACTGAGACTGGAAAGAGCTATCTGGGGGGCGGTCTGGAAGCTCAGGCGCAGCTGACTACGAGGCGCTGCATGGACTCCATTAAAAACAACTTCAGAGAGATCCAGAGGAACTTGGAGATATGGCTGGCAAGAATCATCGGAGATCTTGAAGGGATTCTGGCCAGAGACGGCGCATCTCGTGTTGGGGAATACTATTTATCTGGGTACCCTTTTGTTCAATAG
- the LOC127813598 gene encoding uncharacterized protein LOC127813598 isoform X2, producing the protein MAAQAHDRDPQPPVAVDFSNDEPNHEKLLCSYLGLTFGVFLGLTLQSRNGELYLKLVETEEQLRELLSRRKEDSKANARVVEIFATHRHAWHREEKRLLHQIDAGADEITRLRARVEELEKTELELSRCVDELRREVGERDEMLNFMARPSEFEDCPDGGGGGGYGGECCSEAAVGLDPVPEECLLEREGHNMEEMGVLYRSGNGFSPEFLSSASKFWAQKTGVWQDPQYESLESLHHLKHFSVRRESPWKVDGEATGVSSKLKLLEQELLNLERIDKSNLSKVPSQMRKQAKRYQALAGKIDDLCRRMASDPSEPTLSSEFRTQRQTEFLLEAFRLQQRASETAQKLMALQTETGKSYLGGGLEAQAQLTTRRCMDSIKNNFREIQRNLEIWLARIIGDLEGILARDGASRVGEYYLSGYPFVQ; encoded by the exons ATGGCGGCACAAGCACACGACCGCGACCCACAACCACCCGTCGCCGTCGATTTCTCCAACGACGAACCAAACCACGAAAAGCTACTCTGTTCGTATCTGGGTCTCACGTTCGGGGTCTTCCTCGGCTTGACGCTCCAGTCTCGGAACGGCGAGCTGTATCTGAAGCTGGTGGAGACGGAGGAGCAGCTCCGGGAGCTCCTCTCGCGGCGGAAGGAGGACTCCAAGGCCAACGCCCGGGTCGTGGAGATCTTCGCCACCCACCGCCACGCCTGGCACCGCGAGGAGAAGCGCCTGCTCCACCAGATCGACGCCGGCGCCGACGAGATCACGCGCCTCCGCGCCAGGGTGGAGGAGCTCGAGAAGACCGAGCTGGAACTGAGCCGATGCGTCGACGAGTTGAGGAGGGAAGTGGGGGAAAGGGATGAGATGCTGAATTTCATGGCCCGGCCGTCGGAGTTCGAGGACTGTCCtgacggcggcggcggcgggggGTACGGTGGGGAGTGCTGCTCTGAAGCGGCGGTGGGGTTGGATCCGGTGCCGGAGGAGTGTTTATTGGAGAGAGAAGGACACAATATGGAGGAAATGGGTGTTCTATACAGGTCGGGCAATGGGTTTAGCCCCGAGTTCTTGAGTTCTGCTTCCAAGTTCTGGGCCCAAAAAACGGGTGTCTGGCAG GATCCACAGTATGAGTCCCTCGAGTCATTACATCACTTAAAGCATTTTTCAGTGAG AAGGGAGTCCCCATGGAAGGTAGATGGCGAGGCCACTGGTGTCTCCTCTAAATTAAAGTTACTTGAGCAGGAACTGCTGAATTTGGAAAGAATTGACAAAAGTAATCTTTCAAAGGTACCTTCACAGATGAGAAAGCAAGCTAAGAGATATCAAGCTCTTGCAGGAAAGATTGATGATCTATGCAGAAGAATG GCCAGCGATCCCTCTGAACCGACACTGAGCTCGGAGTTTCGAACACAAAGACAAACAGAGTTCTTGCTCGAAGCATTTCGTCTCCAGCAGCGCGCGTCTGAAACCGCACAGAAGCTGATGGCGCTGCAAACTGAGACTGGAAAGAGCTATCTGGGGGGCGGTCTGGAAGCTCAGGCGCAGCTGACTACGAGGCGCTGCATGGACTCCATTAAAAACAACTTCAGAGAGATCCAGAGGAACTTGGAGATATGGCTGGCAAGAATCATCGGAGATCTTGAAGGGATTCTGGCCAGAGACGGCGCATCTCGTGTTGGGGAATACTATTTATCTGGGTACCCTTTTGTTCAATAG
- the LOC127813280 gene encoding urea-proton symporter DUR3-like isoform X1, with translation MASSPPSCPPFDFSGKYYSTEAGGSCVRQGSFFGGKAVLNQGVGYSVILGFGAFFAVFTSFLVWLEKRYVGSRHTSEWFNTAGRNVKTGLIASVIVSQWTWAATILQSSNVAWQYGVSGPFWYASGATIQVLLFGVMAIEIKRKAPYAHTVCEIVKARWGTAAHLVFLVFCFLTNIIVTAMLLLGGSAVVNALTGVNIYAASFLIPLGVIVYTLAGGLKATFLASYIHSVIVHVVLVIFVYLVYTASSDLGSPSIVYHRLLEVASKSRACQAPLSHDGQSCGPVSGNYKGSYLTMLSSGGLVFGIINIVGNFGTVFVDNGYWVSAIAARPSSTHKGYLLGGLVWFAVPFSLATSLGLGALALDLPITASEASHGLVPPATAIALMGKGGSVLLLTMLFMAVTSAGSSELIAVSSLCTYDIYRTYINPDASGKQILKVSRGVVLAFGCFMGILAVILNKAGVSLGWMYLAMGVLIGSAVLPIAFMLLWRKANAIGAILGAIIGCILGIITWLSVASVEYGRVNLDTTGRNAPMLAGNLVSILTGGAVHALCSLLWPQNYDWDTTKQITVVEKEKSELPAEEFKEEKLIRAKAWIVKWGVGFTVVIALLWPLLSLPAGQFSKGYFTFWAVIAIAWGTIGSVVIIVLPLTESWKTIQSVMLGMFTNDRVMEKLDELNVKLQTIMSAMPEAERIYLLEKEKAKKKEASEQFESHIVSA, from the exons ATGGCCTCTTCTCCACCCAGCTGTCCGCCGTTTGACTTCTCCGGCAAGTATTACTCCACCGAGGCAGGGGGAAGCTGCGTGAGGCAGGGCAGCTTCTTTGGGGGAAAAGCTGTGTTGAATCAAGGAGTTGGCTACTCTGTTATTCTTGGATTTGGGGCTTTCTTTGCTGTCTTCACCTCTTTCCTG GTTTGGCTGGAGAAGCGATATGTCGGATCACGCCACACGTCAGAATGGTTCAACACTGCTGGCCGGAATGTCAAAACAGGACTTATTGCTAGCGTAATTGTATCTCAG TGGACTTGGGCTGCTACAATTTTGCAAAGCTCTAATGTTGCGTGGCAATATGGAGTTAGCGGTCCTTTCTGGTATGCCAGTGGGGCTACTATCCAG GTACTCTTGTTTGGTGTAATGGCAATAGAGATCAAACGAAAGGCTCCCTATGCTCATACGGTGTGTGAAATTGTGAAAGCTCG ATGGGGAACTGCTGCTCATCTAGTCTTTCTCGTGTTTTGCTTCTTGACAAACATCATCGTAACTGCCATGCTGCTTCTTGGCGGTTCTGCTGTTGTGAATGCGCTCACTGGAGTGAACATCTACGCCGCAAGCTTTCTGATTCCCCTTGGCGTCATCGTCTACACACTTGCAGGGGGGCTAAAAGCCACCTTCTTAGCAAGCTACATTCACTCTGTAATAG TTCATGTGGTATTAGTCATCTTTGTGTACTTGGTTTACACGGCAAGTAGTGACCTTGGCAGCCCAAGCATCGTATATCATCGACTATTGGAGGTTGCAAGCAAATCAAGGGCGTGTCAGGCGCCCCTCTCCCACGATGGCCAATCTTGTGGCCCTGTGAGTGGGAATTACAAGGGCTCTTACCTGACGATGTTGAGTTCCGGAGGGCTAGTCTTTGGGATCATTAACATTGTTGGCAATTTTGGTACTGTTTTTGTGGACAAT GGATATTGGGTAAGCGCCATTGCTGCACGGCCTTCATCAACTCATAAGGGCTACTTGTTGGGCGGGTTGGTATGGTTTGCTGTGCCGTTCTCTCTGGCAACTTCACTTGGTCTAGGAGCACTGGCCCTCGATCTGCCTATAACAGCAAGCGAGGCGAGCCATGGACTTGTTCCTCCTGCAACTGCTATCGCTCTGATGGGGAAAGGCGGATCTGTTCTTCTGCTCACTATGCTTTTCAT GGCTGTTACATCTGCCGGTTCGTCCGAACTAATAGCTGTCTCCTCATTATGCACGTACGACATCTACCGAACTTACATAAACCCGGATGCCAGTGGGAAGCAAATCCTCAAAGTGTCGAGGGGAGTTGTCCTGGCCTTCGGATGTTTCATGGGAATATTAGCAGTAATCCTAAACAAGGCCGGGGTTTCTCTAGGGTGGATGTACCTTGCCATGGGAGTCCTTATCGGCTCTGCTGTCCTTCCCATAGCTTTCATGCTCCTGTGGCGCAAAGCCAATGCAATCGGTGCCATCCTCGGGGCAATCATTGGCTGCATTCTCGGGATCATAACTTGGTTGTCGGTTGCAAGTGTTGAGTATGGAAGGGTCAATCTTGACACCACCGGCAGGAATGCGCCAATGCTGGCCGGGAACCTTGTCTCTATTCTTACTGGTGGAGCTGTTCATGCTTTGTGCAGTCTTCTATGGCCTCAGAACTATGACTGGGATACCACTAAGCAGATAACTGTGGTTGAAAAGGAAAAGAGCGAGCTGCCAGCTGAGGAGTTCAAGGAAGAAAAGTTGATCAGAGCCAAAGCATGGATAGTGAAATGGGGGGTTGGCTTTACTGTCGTGATTGCTCTGTTGTGGCCTTTGCTCTCTCTTCCTGCCG GGCAATTCAGCAAGGGATACTTCACATTCTGGGCAGTTATAGCAATAGCTTGGGGCACCATTGGATCAGTTGTAATCATTGTTTTGCCATTGACAGAGAGCTGGAAGACAATCCAGAGTGTGATGCTTGGCATGTTTACAAACGACAGGGTCATGGAAAAGCTCGACGAATTGAATGTGAAGCTGCAGACGATCATGTCAGCGATGCCAGAAGCCGAAAGAATTTACTTGCTTGAGAAAGAGAAGGCCAAGAAGAAAGAGGCTTCAGAGCAATTCGAATCCCATATTGTCTCTGCCTAA
- the LOC127813280 gene encoding urea-proton symporter DUR3-like isoform X2, translated as MAIEIKRKAPYAHTVCEIVKARWGTAAHLVFLVFCFLTNIIVTAMLLLGGSAVVNALTGVNIYAASFLIPLGVIVYTLAGGLKATFLASYIHSVIVHVVLVIFVYLVYTASSDLGSPSIVYHRLLEVASKSRACQAPLSHDGQSCGPVSGNYKGSYLTMLSSGGLVFGIINIVGNFGTVFVDNGYWVSAIAARPSSTHKGYLLGGLVWFAVPFSLATSLGLGALALDLPITASEASHGLVPPATAIALMGKGGSVLLLTMLFMAVTSAGSSELIAVSSLCTYDIYRTYINPDASGKQILKVSRGVVLAFGCFMGILAVILNKAGVSLGWMYLAMGVLIGSAVLPIAFMLLWRKANAIGAILGAIIGCILGIITWLSVASVEYGRVNLDTTGRNAPMLAGNLVSILTGGAVHALCSLLWPQNYDWDTTKQITVVEKEKSELPAEEFKEEKLIRAKAWIVKWGVGFTVVIALLWPLLSLPAGQFSKGYFTFWAVIAIAWGTIGSVVIIVLPLTESWKTIQSVMLGMFTNDRVMEKLDELNVKLQTIMSAMPEAERIYLLEKEKAKKKEASEQFESHIVSA; from the exons ATGGCAATAGAGATCAAACGAAAGGCTCCCTATGCTCATACGGTGTGTGAAATTGTGAAAGCTCG ATGGGGAACTGCTGCTCATCTAGTCTTTCTCGTGTTTTGCTTCTTGACAAACATCATCGTAACTGCCATGCTGCTTCTTGGCGGTTCTGCTGTTGTGAATGCGCTCACTGGAGTGAACATCTACGCCGCAAGCTTTCTGATTCCCCTTGGCGTCATCGTCTACACACTTGCAGGGGGGCTAAAAGCCACCTTCTTAGCAAGCTACATTCACTCTGTAATAG TTCATGTGGTATTAGTCATCTTTGTGTACTTGGTTTACACGGCAAGTAGTGACCTTGGCAGCCCAAGCATCGTATATCATCGACTATTGGAGGTTGCAAGCAAATCAAGGGCGTGTCAGGCGCCCCTCTCCCACGATGGCCAATCTTGTGGCCCTGTGAGTGGGAATTACAAGGGCTCTTACCTGACGATGTTGAGTTCCGGAGGGCTAGTCTTTGGGATCATTAACATTGTTGGCAATTTTGGTACTGTTTTTGTGGACAAT GGATATTGGGTAAGCGCCATTGCTGCACGGCCTTCATCAACTCATAAGGGCTACTTGTTGGGCGGGTTGGTATGGTTTGCTGTGCCGTTCTCTCTGGCAACTTCACTTGGTCTAGGAGCACTGGCCCTCGATCTGCCTATAACAGCAAGCGAGGCGAGCCATGGACTTGTTCCTCCTGCAACTGCTATCGCTCTGATGGGGAAAGGCGGATCTGTTCTTCTGCTCACTATGCTTTTCAT GGCTGTTACATCTGCCGGTTCGTCCGAACTAATAGCTGTCTCCTCATTATGCACGTACGACATCTACCGAACTTACATAAACCCGGATGCCAGTGGGAAGCAAATCCTCAAAGTGTCGAGGGGAGTTGTCCTGGCCTTCGGATGTTTCATGGGAATATTAGCAGTAATCCTAAACAAGGCCGGGGTTTCTCTAGGGTGGATGTACCTTGCCATGGGAGTCCTTATCGGCTCTGCTGTCCTTCCCATAGCTTTCATGCTCCTGTGGCGCAAAGCCAATGCAATCGGTGCCATCCTCGGGGCAATCATTGGCTGCATTCTCGGGATCATAACTTGGTTGTCGGTTGCAAGTGTTGAGTATGGAAGGGTCAATCTTGACACCACCGGCAGGAATGCGCCAATGCTGGCCGGGAACCTTGTCTCTATTCTTACTGGTGGAGCTGTTCATGCTTTGTGCAGTCTTCTATGGCCTCAGAACTATGACTGGGATACCACTAAGCAGATAACTGTGGTTGAAAAGGAAAAGAGCGAGCTGCCAGCTGAGGAGTTCAAGGAAGAAAAGTTGATCAGAGCCAAAGCATGGATAGTGAAATGGGGGGTTGGCTTTACTGTCGTGATTGCTCTGTTGTGGCCTTTGCTCTCTCTTCCTGCCG GGCAATTCAGCAAGGGATACTTCACATTCTGGGCAGTTATAGCAATAGCTTGGGGCACCATTGGATCAGTTGTAATCATTGTTTTGCCATTGACAGAGAGCTGGAAGACAATCCAGAGTGTGATGCTTGGCATGTTTACAAACGACAGGGTCATGGAAAAGCTCGACGAATTGAATGTGAAGCTGCAGACGATCATGTCAGCGATGCCAGAAGCCGAAAGAATTTACTTGCTTGAGAAAGAGAAGGCCAAGAAGAAAGAGGCTTCAGAGCAATTCGAATCCCATATTGTCTCTGCCTAA
- the LOC127813281 gene encoding urea-proton symporter DUR3-like yields the protein MASSPPSCPPFDFSGKYYSTEAGGSCVRQGSFFGGKAVLNQGVGYSVILGFGAFFAVFTSFLVWLEKRYVGSRHTSEWFNTAGRNVKTGLIASVIVSQWTCSATILQSSNVAWQYGVSGPFWYASGATIQVLLFGVMAIEIKRKAPYAHTVCEIVKARWGTAAHLVFLVFCFLTNINVTAMLLLGGSAVVNALTGVNIYAASFLIPLGVIVYTLAGGLKATFLASYIHSVIVHVVLVIFVYLVYTASSDLGSPSIIYHRLLEVASKSRACQAPLSHDGQSCGPVSGNYKGSYLTMLSSGGLVFGIINIVGNFGTVFVDNGYWVSAIAARPSSTHKGYLLGGLVWFAVPFSLATSLGLGALALDLPITASEASHGLVPPATAIALMGKGGSVLLLTMLFMAVTSAGSSELIAFSSLCTYDIYRTYINPDASGKQILKVSRGVVLAFGCFMGILAVILNKAGVSLGWMYLAMGVLIGSAVLPIAFMLLWRKANAIGAILGAIIGCILGIITWLSVASVEYGRVNLDTTGRNAPMLAGNLVSILTGGAVHALCSLLWPQNYDWDTTKQITVVEKEKSELPAEEFKEEKLIRAKAWIVKWGVGFTVVIALLWPLLCLPAGQFSKGYFTFWAVIAIAWGTIGSAGIIVLPLTESWKTIQSVMLGMFTNDRLMEKLDKLNVKLQTIMSAMPEADRIYLLEKEKAKKKEASEQFESHIVPA from the exons ATGGCCTCTTCTCCACCCAGCTGTCCGCCGTTTGACTTCTCCGGCAAGTATTACTCCACCGAGGCAGGGGGAAGCTGCGTGAGGCAGGGCAGCTTCTTTGGGGGAAAAGCTGTGTTGAATCAAGGAGTTGGCTACTCTGTTATTCTTGGATTTGGGGCTTTCTTTGCTGTCTTCACCTCTTTCCTG GTTTGGCTGGAGAAGCGATATGTCGGATCACGCCACACGTCAGAATGGTTCAACACTGCTGGCCGGAATGTCAAAACAGGACTTATTGCTAGCGTAATTGTATCTCAG TGGACTTGCTCAGCTACAATTTTGCAAAGCTCTAATGTTGCGTGGCAATATGGAGTTAGCGGTCCTTTCTGGTATGCCAGTGGGGCTACTATCCAG GTACTCTTGTTTGGTGTAATGGCAATAGAGATCAAACGAAAGGCTCCCTATGCTCATACGGTGTGTGAAATTGTGAAAGCTCG ATGGGGAACTGCTGCTCATCTAGTATTTCTCGTGTTTTGCTTCTTGACAAACATCAACGTAACCGCCATGCTGCTTCTTGGCGGTTCTGCTGTTGTGAATGCGCTCACAGGAGTGAACATCTACGCCGCAAGCTTTCTGATTCCCCTTGGCGTCATCGTCTACACACTTGCAGGGGGGCTAAAAGCCACCTTCTTAGCAAGCTACATTCACTCTGTAATAG TTCATGTGGTATTAGTCATCTTTGTGTACTTGGTTTACACGGCAAGTAGTGACCTTGGCAGCCCAAGCATCATATATCATCGACTATTGGAGGTTGCAAGCAAATCAAGGGCGTGTCAGGCGCCCCTCTCCCACGATGGCCAATCTTGTGGCCCTGTGAGTGGGAATTACAAGGGCTCTTACCTGACGATGTTGAGTTCTGGAGGGCTAGTCTTTGGGATCATTAACATTGTTGGCAATTTTGGTACTGTTTTTGTGGACAAT GGATATTGGGTAAGCGCCATTGCTGCACGGCCTTCATCAACTCATAAGGGCTACTTGTTGGGCGGGTTGGTATGGTTTGCTGTGCCGTTCTCTCTGGCAACTTCACTTGGTCTAGGAGCACTGGCCCTCGATCTGCCTATAACAGCAAGCGAGGCGAGCCATGGACTTGTTCCTCCTGCAACTGCTATCGCTCTGATGGGGAAAGGCGGATCTGTTCTTCTGCTCACTATGCTTTTCAT GGCTGTTACATCTGCCGGTTCGTCCGAACTAATAGCTTTCTCCTCATTATGCACATATGACATCTACCGAACTTACATAAACCCGGATGCCAGTGGGAAGCAAATCCTCAAAGTGTCGAGGGGAGTTGTCCTGGCCTTCGGATGTTTCATGGGAATATTAGCAGTAATCCTAAACAAGGCCGGGGTTTCTCTAGGGTGGATGTACCTTGCCATGGGAGTGCTTATCGGCTCTGCTGTCCTTCCCATAGCTTTCATGCTCCTGTGGCGCAAAGCCAATGCAATCGGTGCCATCCTCGGGGCAATCATTGGCTGCATTCTCGGGATCATAACTTGGTTGTCGGTTGCAAGTGTTGAGTATGGAAGGGTCAATCTTGACACCACCGGCAGGAATGCGCCAATGCTGGCCGGAAACCTTGTCTCTATTCTTACTGGTGGAGCTGTTCATGCTTTGTGCAGTCTTCTATGGCCTCAGAACTATGACTGGGATACCACTAAGCAGATAACTGTGGTTGAAAAGGAAAAGAGCGAGCTGCCGGCTGAGGAATTCAAGGAAGAAAAGCTGATCAGAGCCAAAGCATGGATAGTGAAATGGGGGGTTGGCTTTACTGTCGTGATTGCTCTGTTGTGGCCTTTGCTCTGTCTTCCTGCCG GGCAATTCAGCAAGGGATACTTCACATTCTGGGCCGTGATAGCAATAGCTTGGGGCACCATTGGATCAGCTGGAATCATTGTTTTGCCATTGACAGAGAGCTGGAAGACAATCCAGAGCGTGATGCTTGGCATGTTTACAAACGACAGGCTCATGGAAAAGCTCGACAAATTGAATGTGAAGCTGCAGACGATCATGTCAGCGATGCCAGAAGCCGACAGAATTTACTTGCTTGAGAAAGAGAAGGCCAAGAAGAAAGAAGCTTCAGAGCAATTCGAATCCCATATTGTCCCTGCCTAA